Proteins encoded by one window of Sorex araneus isolate mSorAra2 chromosome 3, mSorAra2.pri, whole genome shotgun sequence:
- the GSTZ1 gene encoding maleylacetoacetate isomerase isoform X1: MTESGKPILYSYFRSSCSWRVRIALALKNINYETVPINLIKDGGQQFSAEFRTLNPMMQVPALTIDGTTIGQSLAIIEYLEETRPTPRLLPQDPKKRAQVRMISDLIAGGIQPLQNLSVLKQVGQENQLAWAQKAISNGFKALEEILKHTAGKCCVGDEVTMADLCLVPQVANAERYKVDVTPYPTISRINKSLLAMEAFQVSHPSRQPDTPPELRA; the protein is encoded by the exons ATGACCGAATCTGGCAAG CCCATCCTCTATTCCTACTTCCGGAGCTCCTGCTCATGGAGAGTTCGCATCG CTCTGGCCTTGAAAAACATCAACTATGAGACGGTGCCCATCAACCTCATCAAGGACGGGGGGCAGCAG TTTTCAGCAGAATTCCGGACTCTGAACCCCATGATGCAGGTGCCGGCCCTGACGATCGATGGAACGACCATCGGTCAGTCG CTGGCCATCATTGAGTACCTGGAGGAGACGCGGCCCACCCCGAGACTGCTGCCTCAGGACCCTAAGAAGCGGGCGCAAGTGCGCATGATCTCCGACCTCATTGCCGGTGGCATCCAGCCCTTGCAG AACCTGTCTGTCCTGAAGCAAGTGGGTCAGGAGAACCAGCTGGCCTGGGCCCAGAAGGCCATCAGCAACGGCTTCAAGG ctctGGAGGAGATCCTGAAGCACACAGCCGGCAAGTGCTGCGTGGGAGACGAG GTGACCATGGCCGATCTGTGCTTGGTGCCCCAGGTGGCGAATGCTGAAAG GTACAAAGTGGACGTCACTCCCTACCCCACCATCAGCCGCATCAACAAGTCGCTGCTGGCCATGGAGGCCTTCCAAGTGTCCCACCCCTCCCGCCAGCCAGACACACCCCCTGAGCTGAGGGCGTAG
- the GSTZ1 gene encoding maleylacetoacetate isomerase isoform X2, with translation MQAGKPILYSYFRSSCSWRVRIALALKNINYETVPINLIKDGGQQFSAEFRTLNPMMQVPALTIDGTTIGQSLAIIEYLEETRPTPRLLPQDPKKRAQVRMISDLIAGGIQPLQNLSVLKQVGQENQLAWAQKAISNGFKALEEILKHTAGKCCVGDEVTMADLCLVPQVANAERYKVDVTPYPTISRINKSLLAMEAFQVSHPSRQPDTPPELRA, from the exons CCCATCCTCTATTCCTACTTCCGGAGCTCCTGCTCATGGAGAGTTCGCATCG CTCTGGCCTTGAAAAACATCAACTATGAGACGGTGCCCATCAACCTCATCAAGGACGGGGGGCAGCAG TTTTCAGCAGAATTCCGGACTCTGAACCCCATGATGCAGGTGCCGGCCCTGACGATCGATGGAACGACCATCGGTCAGTCG CTGGCCATCATTGAGTACCTGGAGGAGACGCGGCCCACCCCGAGACTGCTGCCTCAGGACCCTAAGAAGCGGGCGCAAGTGCGCATGATCTCCGACCTCATTGCCGGTGGCATCCAGCCCTTGCAG AACCTGTCTGTCCTGAAGCAAGTGGGTCAGGAGAACCAGCTGGCCTGGGCCCAGAAGGCCATCAGCAACGGCTTCAAGG ctctGGAGGAGATCCTGAAGCACACAGCCGGCAAGTGCTGCGTGGGAGACGAG GTGACCATGGCCGATCTGTGCTTGGTGCCCCAGGTGGCGAATGCTGAAAG GTACAAAGTGGACGTCACTCCCTACCCCACCATCAGCCGCATCAACAAGTCGCTGCTGGCCATGGAGGCCTTCCAAGTGTCCCACCCCTCCCGCCAGCCAGACACACCCCCTGAGCTGAGGGCGTAG
- the TMED8 gene encoding protein TMED8 has product MSERPGGVGDGPAVERSPAAPAENGDLENSKLASSGASASDSEPGLSPYRPQMVSPEGEDAAEELQKAASALEAEDLVEEELLPADQAQVLNQMAQYHVIQRAGDIVMIQSEHTGAIDILSADLESADLLGDHRKVAPPLMAPPCIWTFAKLKEFKNKLGREKNNRLVVKRGEVVTIRVPTHPEGKRVCWEFATDDYDIGFGVYFDWTPVTSTDITVQVSDSSEDEDEDEEEEEEIEDTVPVGDVERGSRSSLRGRYGEVMPVYRRDSHRNVQAGSHDYPGEGIYLLKFDNSYSLLRNKTLYFHVYYTS; this is encoded by the exons AGAATGGAGATTTAGAGAACTCCAAGCTGGCCTCTTCGGGAGCTTCAGCCTCTGATTCTGAGCCTGGTTTGTCACCCTACAG GCCACAGATGGTGTCTCCAGAGGGTGAGGATGCCGCAGAGGAACTGCAGAAAGCAGCCAGTGCCTTGGAGGCTGAGGACTTGGTGGAAGAGGAACTGCTTCCGGCAGACCAGGCTCAGGTCCTCAACCAG ATGGCCCAGTACCACGTAATACAGAGAGCTGGGGACATCGTCATGATCCAGTCTGAGCACACGGGAGCGATCGACATTCTCTCTGCCGACCTGGAATCTGCAGATCTTCTGGGCGACCACAGGAAAG TGGCCCCGCCGCTGATGGCACCTCCATGCATCTGGACCTTCGCCAAGCTGAAGGAATTCAAGAACAAGCTGGGCAGGGAGAAGAACAACCGCCTGGTGGTGAAGCGGGGTGAGGTGGTGACCATCCGGGTGCCCACCCACCCAGAGGGGAAGCGTGTCTGCTGGGAGTTTGCCACCGATGACTATGACATTGGCTTTGGCGTCTATTTTGACTGGACTCCCGTGACCAGCACTGACATAACCGTGCAGGTCAGTGATTCCAgtgaggatgaggatgaagatgaggaagaggaggaggagattgAAG ACACCGTCCCGGTTGGCGATGTGGAGAGAGGCTCCCGGAGCTCCCTGCGGGGCCGCTACGGGGAGGTGATGCCCGTGTACCGGCGAGACAGCCACCGGAACGTGCAGGCCGGCAGCCACGACTACCCCGGCGAGGGCATCTACCTGCTCAAGTTCGACAACTCCTACTCCCTGCTGCGCAACAAGACTCTCTACTTCCACGTCTACTACACGAGCTGA